From Garra rufa chromosome 19, GarRuf1.0, whole genome shotgun sequence, the proteins below share one genomic window:
- the mrm3b gene encoding rRNA methyltransferase 3B, mitochondrial, protein MATRIVSMRFSCTIFQPVLTLQCHSVNIKRYVRRRRCVSGLISVNEPIENSKRVVSQNEHLQDNVFRNAEKPSIQRHDCARLYRQRSDSISDSELISQLPRDKVINANRYDTHQSTTLSRFGEVDGLMYEKAQPGDKSLTRLVNIARSKKLREQQGKVVLEGKHLIRNALDAGAIAQTVYFSSVDALRELPLDELRRTNIVKVKMEDTKFWSDLDISKSIIAIFKRPEASHLTFSEEKFGKPVPLTLICDNVRDPGNLGAVLRSAAAAGCHSVLLTKGCVDVWEPKVLRAAMGAHFRLPVIPSLTWSDIPSHLPKTATIHLADNCSTIRTEDDNTVIPQKQKKPSDYGWVRGHQYPRKVEYEDEDLCDFEDYDSGKSLETQYYYMDWVARHTGLVIGGETHGLSQEALGLAERTGGRRLLIPMVHGVDSLNSAMAASILLFEGRKQLLSLAEKIRI, encoded by the exons ATGGCGACGCGCATTGTAAGCATGAGATTTTCCTGCACAATATTTCAACCAGTATTGACATTGCAATGTCATTCCGTAAATATCAAAAGATATGTGCGCAGACGCAGATGTGTGTCTGGTTTGATTTCAGTGAACGAACCGATAGAAAATTCGAAGCGCGTCGTCAGTCAAAACGAACATTTACAAGACAACGTTTTCAGAAACGCTGAAAAACCCAGCATTCAACGACACGACTGTGCTAGACTTTACAGACAACGTTCTGACAGCATCTCTGATTCAGAACTGATCTCACAGTTACCTCGGGACAAGGTGATAAATGCAAATCGCTATGACACTCATCAATCCACAACATTGTCCCGTTTCGGAGAAGTTGATGGTTTGATGTATGAGAAAGCGCAGCCTGGGGACAAGAGTTTGAC GAGGTTGGTCAACATAGCTCGATCTAAGAAGCTTCGTGAGCAGCAAGGTAAAGTTGTTCTGGAAGGAAAGCATCTTATACGCAATGCTCTGGATGCAGGGGCCATTGCGCAAACTGTTTATTTCAGTTCTGTGGATGCACTGCGGGAGCTTCCCCTGGATGAACTCAGACGTACCAACATTGTAAAAGTCAAAATGGAAGATACTAAATTCTGGTCTGATCTTGACAtctcaaaaagcataatag CCATATTCAAACGGCCAGAAGCGTCTCATTTAACATTCTCTGAAGAAAAGTTTGGCAAGCCGGTGCCTCTGACACTGATTTGTGACAACGTGAGAGACCCTGGAAATTTGGGTGCAGTGTTACGCTCTGCCGCTGCTGCCGGGTGTCATAGTGTGCTGCTGACTAAAG GATGTGTGGATGTTTGGGAGCCCAAAGTCCTAAGGGCCGCCATGGGTGCTCATTTCCGTCTCCCTGTAATCCCAAGTCTAACATGGAGTGATATTCCAAGTCACCTGCCCAAAACAGCAACCATTCACTTAGCCGACAACTGCAGCACCATCAGGACTGAAGATGACAATACTGTAATccctcaaaaacaaaaaaagccttCTGATTACGGTTGGGTCAGAGGACATCAGTACCCAAGGAAGGTGGAATATGAGGATGAAGATTTGTGTGATTTTGAGGATTATGATAGTGGCAAATCCCTTGAGACGCAGTATTATTACATGGACTGGGTTGCTAGGCACACAGGTCTTGTAATTGGTGGAGAAACCCACGGTTTGAGTCAGGAGGCTTTGGGATTGGCTGAGAGGACTGGAGGACGGAGGTTGCTGATCCCAATGGTACACGGTGTGGACAGCTTGAACTCTGCCATGGCTGCAAGTATTTTGCTCTTTGAAGGAAGGAAGCAGCTGCTGTCTCTGGCTGAGAAGATAAGAATTTGA